The segment CCGGTCAGGTCCTTGGCCAGCAGGCGGAACGCCTCGTCGGTGGGCGCGAATACCGTCAGGCGCTTGCTGCCGTCGGCCAGCAGCGCGACCGGGGAGTCGGGCTTGGCGGCGACCACGGCGAGGGCGGCCTCGGTGACGATGTCGAAGTCGGCCTTGTTCTTGTCGAACGTGTTGCCGTCGGAGGTGAGGAGGGCCGCGAGGCTGTCCTCACCGGCGGCCTTGGCGCTCGCGGCGGGGGCCGTGGCCTGCACCGCGCCCAGGGCGAGGGCCGAGGCGGCGAGGATGGCGGGAACGCGTCGCTTCATGAGGGGTCCTTCCGTCAGGGGCGCCCGTTGGCGCCCGTCCCCCTCTTCTCGGGACCAACCCCGCCACTGGATGCACCGCCGCCGAAGTTTCTCTGCACGTAGATTTCCTCCATGGACCTGATCCCCAAGCCCGACCAGGTGGTCGCCGCGGCCGGCAACGTCGCGCACACGCTGCTCTACGGCGGGCTGGCCGACCTGCGGCCGATGCCCCGGACGCTGATCGACGACGGCGAGCTGCGCGAGGTCTACCACTACCGCCCGGCCGCGGGCGTCCCCCAGACCGGCGACCCGGTCCTGCTGGTGACGCCGCTGGCGGCGCCGTCGCTGTGCTTCGACCTGCGCCGCGACTGCTCCCTGGTCGAGCACCTCGTCACGCAGGGGCGTCCGACCTACCTGCTGGAGTACGGGCAGGTCTCCTTCAAGAACCGGGCGCTGGGCATGGAGCACTGGGTCGACGAGGTGCTGCCCGAGGCGATCCGGGTCGTCAGCGAGCACGCGGGCGGCCGCGGGGTGCACCTCGTCGGCTGGAGCCTCGGCGGGATCTTCACCCTCCTCGTCGCGGCCGATCGCCAGGACCTGCCGATCGCCTCGATCACCGTCGTCGGGTCCCCGGTCGACGTGACCAAGGTGCCGCTCGTCGCGCCGGTGCGGCCGCTGCTCAACCTGACGCAGGGCACGGGCGTCGTCACACGGGCCTACCGACTCCTGGGTGGCGTACCGACCCCCTTCGTCAGCTGGGCCTTCACCGCCGTCTCCGCACAGAAGGTGCTCACCAAGCCGCTCGCGGTGCTGACGCACCTCGACGACACCGACTACCTCGCCCAGATGGAGGCGGTCACCCGCTTCATGTCCAACATGACGGCCTACCCGGGCCGCACGTTCGGGCAGCTCTACCACCGCTTCGTCAAGGGCAACGCGCTCGCGACGGGCCGCATGGAGATCGGCGACCGGACCATCGACCTCGCCGCGATCTCGGTGCCGACGCTGGTGTTCGCGGGCAACACCGACGGCATCGCCCCGCTGCCTGCCGTACGCGCCGTGGTGCCGCTGCTGACCGGCTCGCCGCAGGTGCGCTTCGAGGTCGTGCCCGGCGGACACCTCGGCATGCTCACCGGCCGAGCCGCCCGTTCGACGACCTGGACCGCGATCGACGAGTGGGTGGACGAGTGGTCGCGCGGCCCGGCTCCGACGAAGGCATCCCCCGGCTCGATCGGCTCCAACCCCACGCGCCGCTACGGCTCGGCCGGCTCCCGCGCGCTGGGTGGACGATGAGGACGTCCGTCGACGCGGGGCGGCTGCCCCTCGGCGTACGCATCGGCTACGGCAGCGGCTCGGTCGCGACCGGGGCGTTCGGCACGGTGCCGGGCCTGATGCTCCTGCCCTACCTCACCGACGAGCTCGGCATCGCCGCGCTCTGGGCCGGCGTCATCGTCTTCCTCCCGAAGGCGTGGGACGTCGTCCTCAACCCGATCGCCGGGCGGGTCAGCGACCGCACGGTCGACCCGGCCGGTCCGCGACGCCCGTGGCTGGTCCGCGCCGGGCTGATGCTGGCGGGAGCGTTCGCGCTGATCTTCGCCGCACCCGACCTCGACAGCCGGTGGCTCGAGGCCGGGTGGGTGCTCCTCTTCTTCGTGCTCGCCGCGTCGGCGTACGCGTTCTTCCAGGTGCCCTACGTCGCCATGCCGGCCGAGATCACCTCGTCCTACGACGAGCGCACGCGGCTGATGACGTGGCGGGTCGCGATCCTGGCGTTCACGATCATGCTGGCCGGTGCGACGGCTCCGGTGATCCGGGACGCGGTCGGCGGGCGCGACGGCTACCGGGTGATGGGCGTCGTGATGGCGACGGTCATCCTCGTGGGTGTCCTCGCCGCCTGGTGGGGCACCCGGCGCGCGCCGATCGGGGCGGTCGGCGCGGGCGCCGGCACGCTGCGCCAGCAGCTGCAGGTGGTCTCCCGGGCCCGCGACTTCCGGGTGCTGCTCACCACCTTCGTCCTGCAGGCGCTCGCGACCGGGTGCATGCTCGCCGGCGTCGCCTACGTCGCCGAGGACCTGCTGGGACGCACCTCGGCGGCCACCATCCTGTTCGTCTGCTTCGTCGGCCCGGCGCTGCTGCTGACGCCGCTGTGGGCCCGCTGGGGTGAGCGGGTGGGCAAGAAGCAGGGCTACGTCGCCTCGTCGCTGCTCCTCGCCGCGGGCGCCGCCCTCGCCGTGCTGGCGCGGGGCGGCAACGACGTCTGGACGTTCGTGGCGACGGGCCTCGTCGGCGTCGGCTACGCCGGCTGCCAGGTGTTCCCGATGGCGATGCTGCCCGACGTCGCTGCGGTGGATGCGGCCCGGACCGGGGAGAACCGGGCGGGGGTCTACACCGGCGTCTGGACGGCAGGCGAGACGCTCGGCCTCGCCCTGGGCCCGGCGCTCTTCGCCCTGATGCTCGCGCTCGGCGGCTACCTGTCGAGCGAGGGCCGCGACATCAGCCAACCCGACTCCGCGCTCACGACGATCGCGCTGGGCTTCTCGATCGTGCCGGCGATCCTGACGGTGGTCAGCCTGTGGTGGCTGCGCCAGTACACCCTCGACCCCGCCGAGGTGGCGGCGGCGGAAGGAGCAGTCCAGTGACCGACGCGATCCAGAGGCTCGCCGCCCTCCAGACCCGGGACCTGCCCGTGCACGGAGGCCGCACGCTGGCCTACGTCTACGACTCCGGCGACCCCGAGGTCGACCGTGTCGCCCGGGAGGCGGTCGCGGCCTACGCCGCCTCCAACGCGCTCGACCCGACGGCGTTCCCGTCGCTGCTGCAGATGGAGAACGAGCTCGTCGGCTTCGCCTGCGGACTCCTCGACGCCCCGGCCTCCGCGGTCGGGACGGTGACGTCGGGCGGCACGGAGTCGATCCTCCTGGCGGTCCAGGGGGCACGCGACAGCCGCCCGGACGTCGTACGCCCACGGATGGTGCTGCCCGCCACCGCGCACGCCGCCTTCCACAAGGCCGCGCACTACTTCGGCGTCGAGGCCTTCCTCGTGCCGGTCGGCCCGGACTTCCGGGCCGACGCCGCTGCGATGGCCGACGCCATCGACGACGACACGGTGCTGGTCGTGGCCAGCGCTCCGTCGTACGCGCACGGGGTCGTCGACCCGGTGACCGAGATCGCGGCGGCTGCTGCGGCCCGCGGGGTCCGCTGCCACGTGGACGCCTGCATCGGCGGGTGGGTACTTCCGTACGCCGCCCGCTTGGGGCGCCCGGTGCCGCCGTGGACCTTCGCCGTCGAGGGCGTCACGTCGATCTCCGTCGACACCCACAAGTACGCCTACGCGCCGAAGGGCACCTCGCTCCTGCTGCACCGCGACGCCGCGCTGCGCAAGCCGCAGTTCTTCGCCTCCGCGGCGTGGCCGGGCTACACGATGCTCAACGCCACGACGCAGTCCACCCGCTCGGGCGGCCCCGTCGCCGGCACGTGGGCCGTGGTCGAGCACATCGGCGACGACGGCTACCTCGCCCTCGCGGATCGCGCCCTCGCCGCGGTCGACGCCATCGTGGCGTGCATCGAGGGCGAGCCGGCGCTCCGGGTGGTGGTGGCGCCGGACTCCACCCTCGTGACCCTGGCGACCGACGCGTCCTGCGATCCCTTCACCCTCACCGACGAGCTGGTGTCGCGCGGGTGGTACGTCCAGCCGCAGCTGTCCTTCGGGGACGCCGGGCCGAGCATCCACCTGTCGGTGAGCGCCGGCACGCACGCCCACGTCGAGGAGTTCGCCTCGGCGCTCTCGGCCTCCGTGGCGGCGGCGCAGGCGGCCGGCCCGGTGGCCGTCGACCCCGGCGTGGTCGGCTTCATCGAGGCGCTCGACCCGACCGCTCTCGGCGACGACGACTTCGACGGCCTGCTCGCCGCGTCGGGCCTCGTCGGGGAGTCCGCCGACGGCGAGCTCGAGCTGCCGAGCCGGATGGCGGAGGTCAACGCGATGCTCGACGTCGCGTCGCCGGCCATGCGGGAGGCGTTGCTGGTGGCCTTCCTCGACCGGCTCCAGCGACCCGTCCGAACGGACGTCCGATGAGCGCGCTCGCTGGGCTCGTCGAGAAGGGGCTGGTGGCCCCCGACTGGGCCGAGGCCCTCGCGCCCGTCGACGACCGGATCGCGGCGATGGGCGGGTTCCTGCGCGAGGAGGTGGCCGCCGACCGCGGCTACCAGCCGGCGGGCGACCTGGTGCTGCGGGCGTTCCAGCGCCCGCTCGCCGACGTACGCGTCCTGGTCGTGGGGCAGGACCCCTACCCCAACCCCGCCCACCCGATCGGCCTGAGCTTCGCCGTCGAGCGGCACGTCTGGCCGCTGCCGCCCAGCCTGCTCAACATCTACGTCGAGCTGCGCGACGACCTCGGCATCGTGCCGCCGCGCCACGGCGACCTGTCGGCGTGGGCCGACCAGGGCGTGATGCTGCTCAACCGCACCCTGACGGTCCGGCCGGGCGACTCCAACAGCCACCAGGGCAAGGGGTGGGAGCCGATCACCGAGCGAGCCATCGCCGCGCTCGCCGAGCGCGGCGGGCCGTGCGCGGCCGTCCTGTGGGGCCGGCACGCGCAGAAGCTCAAGCCGCTGCTCGGCGAGGTGCCGTGCGTGGAGTCGGTCCACCCCTCCCCGCTCAGCGCCCGGCGTGGGTTCTTCGGCTCCAAGCCCTTCAGCACGGTCAACCGGCTGCTGGAGGAGCAGGGCGCCGAGCCGGTCGACTGGACCCTGCCGGCGTACGACACTGGCCGGGACGGGTAGTCCACCGGGGAACGGTCGAGCTCGACGCGTGTGGGCCACCACTTGCCGGTGCACTACCCAGGGAATATAGTTGAAGCAACAACTATTGAGGATGTCATGACCACTCCCATGCCTGCCCTGTACATCGGCCACGGTGCGCCGCCG is part of the Nocardioides cavernae genome and harbors:
- a CDS encoding alpha/beta fold hydrolase, with the translated sequence MDLIPKPDQVVAAAGNVAHTLLYGGLADLRPMPRTLIDDGELREVYHYRPAAGVPQTGDPVLLVTPLAAPSLCFDLRRDCSLVEHLVTQGRPTYLLEYGQVSFKNRALGMEHWVDEVLPEAIRVVSEHAGGRGVHLVGWSLGGIFTLLVAADRQDLPIASITVVGSPVDVTKVPLVAPVRPLLNLTQGTGVVTRAYRLLGGVPTPFVSWAFTAVSAQKVLTKPLAVLTHLDDTDYLAQMEAVTRFMSNMTAYPGRTFGQLYHRFVKGNALATGRMEIGDRTIDLAAISVPTLVFAGNTDGIAPLPAVRAVVPLLTGSPQVRFEVVPGGHLGMLTGRAARSTTWTAIDEWVDEWSRGPAPTKASPGSIGSNPTRRYGSAGSRALGGR
- a CDS encoding MFS transporter, with product MRTSVDAGRLPLGVRIGYGSGSVATGAFGTVPGLMLLPYLTDELGIAALWAGVIVFLPKAWDVVLNPIAGRVSDRTVDPAGPRRPWLVRAGLMLAGAFALIFAAPDLDSRWLEAGWVLLFFVLAASAYAFFQVPYVAMPAEITSSYDERTRLMTWRVAILAFTIMLAGATAPVIRDAVGGRDGYRVMGVVMATVILVGVLAAWWGTRRAPIGAVGAGAGTLRQQLQVVSRARDFRVLLTTFVLQALATGCMLAGVAYVAEDLLGRTSAATILFVCFVGPALLLTPLWARWGERVGKKQGYVASSLLLAAGAALAVLARGGNDVWTFVATGLVGVGYAGCQVFPMAMLPDVAAVDAARTGENRAGVYTGVWTAGETLGLALGPALFALMLALGGYLSSEGRDISQPDSALTTIALGFSIVPAILTVVSLWWLRQYTLDPAEVAAAEGAVQ
- a CDS encoding pyridoxal phosphate-dependent decarboxylase family protein; protein product: MTDAIQRLAALQTRDLPVHGGRTLAYVYDSGDPEVDRVAREAVAAYAASNALDPTAFPSLLQMENELVGFACGLLDAPASAVGTVTSGGTESILLAVQGARDSRPDVVRPRMVLPATAHAAFHKAAHYFGVEAFLVPVGPDFRADAAAMADAIDDDTVLVVASAPSYAHGVVDPVTEIAAAAAARGVRCHVDACIGGWVLPYAARLGRPVPPWTFAVEGVTSISVDTHKYAYAPKGTSLLLHRDAALRKPQFFASAAWPGYTMLNATTQSTRSGGPVAGTWAVVEHIGDDGYLALADRALAAVDAIVACIEGEPALRVVVAPDSTLVTLATDASCDPFTLTDELVSRGWYVQPQLSFGDAGPSIHLSVSAGTHAHVEEFASALSASVAAAQAAGPVAVDPGVVGFIEALDPTALGDDDFDGLLAASGLVGESADGELELPSRMAEVNAMLDVASPAMREALLVAFLDRLQRPVRTDVR
- a CDS encoding uracil-DNA glycosylase is translated as MSALAGLVEKGLVAPDWAEALAPVDDRIAAMGGFLREEVAADRGYQPAGDLVLRAFQRPLADVRVLVVGQDPYPNPAHPIGLSFAVERHVWPLPPSLLNIYVELRDDLGIVPPRHGDLSAWADQGVMLLNRTLTVRPGDSNSHQGKGWEPITERAIAALAERGGPCAAVLWGRHAQKLKPLLGEVPCVESVHPSPLSARRGFFGSKPFSTVNRLLEEQGAEPVDWTLPAYDTGRDG